In a single window of the Anguilla rostrata isolate EN2019 chromosome 4, ASM1855537v3, whole genome shotgun sequence genome:
- the shha gene encoding sonic hedgehog protein, with protein MDEMLLLTRIVLVGFVCLSFVSSGLACGPGRGYGRRRHPKKLTPLAYKQFIPNVAEKTLGASGRYEGKITRNSERFKELTPNYNPDIIFKDEENTGADRLMTQRCKDKLNSLAISVMNQWPGVKLRVTEGWDEDGHHFEESLHYEGRAVDITTSDRDKSKYGTLSRLAVEAGFDWVYYESKAHIHCSVKAENSVAAKSGGCFPGSASVTLKDGSRKLVKDLKAGDKVLAADGEGKLTYSDFVMFVDQDLESRRVFYVIETKEPLKKIILTAAHLLFVENNATDNFDTMTAIFASNVKPGQKIFVVDDTHNQLKSVTVERIYMEEHYGSFAPVTAQGTIVVDQILASCYAVIEDHKLAHWAFAPVRLSYGLTSLLFPKAYSVSNSTFQENGVHWYSKILYQIGTWVLDSHSLHPLGMSINSS; from the exons ATGGACGAAATGCTGCTGTTAACAAGAATTGTGCTGGTAGGCTTCGTCTGCTTGTCCTTCGTGTCCTCTGGGTTGGCTTGTGGACCAGGCAGAGGCTACGGAAGGAGAAGACACCCGAAGAAACTGACACCTTTAGCTTACAAGCAGTTCATTCCCAACGTTGCCGAGAAGACCCTTGGGGCCAGCGGCAGATATGAAGGCAAGATCACTAGGAACTCTGAGAGATTTAAGGAACTGACTCCTAATTACAATCCTGACATTATCTTTAAGGATGAAGAGAACACTGGCGCGGACAGGCTTATGACACAG agaTGTAAGGACAAGCTGAATTCATTGGCAATTTCAGTCATGAACCAGTGGCCAGGAGTTAAACTGCGGGTGACAGAAGGCTGGGACGAGGATGGACACCATTTCGAAGAGTCTTTACACTACGAGGGAAGGGCCGTGGACATCACTacctcagacagagacaaaagCAAATATGGCACGCTGTCGAGGCTTGCGGTGGAGGCTGGATTCGATTGGGTCTATTATGAATCTAaagctcatattcattgttctgTCAAAGCAG aaAACTCTGTTGCTGCTAAATCTGGAGGCTGCTTCCCAGGGTCGGCTTCAGTTACCCTCAAAGATGGAAGTAGGAAACTGGTCAAAGATCTTAAAGCTGGCGACAAGGTGCTGGCCGCGGACGGTGAAGGAAAGCTCACATATAGTGACTTCGTTATGTTCGTGGACCAAGACTTAGAATCACGAAGAGTGTTTTATGTCATTGAAACGAAAGAACCGCTCAAGAAGATCATCCTTACCGCTGCGCATCTTCTCTTTGTTGAGAATAACGCAACGGATAACTTCGATACTATGACCGCAATATTTGCCAGCAACGTCAAGCCTGGACAGAAGATATTCGTGGTAGATGATACACACAACCAACTGAAGTCTGTCACAGTGGAAAGGATTTATATGGAAGAACACTACGGCTCATTTGCTCCAGTCACCGCTCAAGGAACCATTGTGGTTGATCAGATACTCGCATCCTGCTACGCAGTAATAGAAGACCACAAGTTGGCGCACTGGGCCTTCGCACCTGTCAGGCTAAGCTACGGACTGACGTCATTATTATTTCCGAAAGCTTATTCAGTGTCGAACAGCACCTTTCAGGAAAACGGTGTCCATTGGTACTCCAAGATTTTATATCAAATAGGAACATGGGTTCTGGACAGCCACTCTCTTCATCCACTGGGGATGTCAATAAACTCAAGTTGA